TGCAGTGCCGTGTCAGAACCGCGAGCGGTAGCGACCGGATCTAGCGGTCCCCAAAGAAAGCGAAGAAACAACCTGTAATTACTAAACTTGCTTCATGATCCGGTCGCGCCCACCACCCCACGAGGGCTGCCCGCGTGGGGACCCCGGTCCGCTCTCGGTTCGGAGACGGTCCCTTCAAAACAAACTCGATGAAGGCGGTTAATGGCTTCGGTCGCTTGCGCCGCGTCCACCATAAACGTGAGATTCACGCTGGAAGCGCCGACGGAAATCATCGAGACGTTGATGTCGTGGATGACTGAAAACACACGCCCCGCGATGCCGGGCGTATTGCGCAATCCTTCACCGACGACCGAGATGATGGTCCGATCTTTTTCAACCTCAACCGATCCAAGCCGTTCCAGATCGGGAACCAGTTCCGGCAAAGCGCACGCGTCATCTATGGAAAGCGATACGCTTACCTCCGAAGTAGTCACCACATCCACCGCCGTTCGATGACGGTCGAAGATCTCGAACAGCGCGCGCAGGAAACCGTACGCGCCAAGCATTCGCGCCGAAGTGACTTGCACAGTAGTGACGCCGTTCTTATGCGCGATCGCTTTGATCGTCAGTGGCGCCGCTTCTGATTCGGCGACGATCAAAGTTCCCTCGTCCGCCGGCGCATGAGAATTACAGACGCGAACCGGAATGCTCTTATCGATGGCCGGCTGAATCGTTTTTGGATGCAGCACCTTCGCGCCGAAGTAAGCGAGCTCAGCCGCTTCCTGGTACGAAAGGATTGGAATTGTTTGCGCGTCAGGGACAACGCGCGGGTCGGCCGTCAGGACGCCGCTGACATCAGTCCAAATTTGAATTTCACGCGCGTCGAGCGCGGCGCCAACAATCGCCGCGGTGTAATCCGATCCGCCTCGCCCCAAAGTCGTCGTTACGCCGCGTTCGGTGCTGCCGATGAATCCGCCCAGAACAGGAATCTCATCATTCGCCAGACGCTTGAACCGCTCCTGTATCGCTCCTGAGGTGTCGGTGAGTGGCGCGGCATTTCCGTAGTTCTCATCCGTCTTAATGCAATCACGTGCATCGACGAACTGAGCGCGCAGACCGTGCGCGTGCAACACTGACGCGAGCAACTGCGAAGCCAGTAACTCGCCGTAAGCCACGATTTGATCCTGAAGCGGCGGACTGGTGACTGGATATGAAGCAATGATTTTGAATAACTGGCGAATCTCTTTGCGGGCATCTGTGATCGCAGTTGCAAACGTCCCGCGGCTGTCATCGGCCAGCAGTTCGGTGGCGATCATTTCATGCCGGGCGAACCACTCGTCCAGCGGACGCGCCGCCCGCGCGTCGCCGGCTACGGCGCTTTCAACGCTGGCCAACAAAGCATTGGTAAACCCGCCGATGGCCGACGTGACTACGATCGGACGCCCGGTTTCCGCGGCTTTGACGATTGCCGCAACGTTTCGGAAGGCGCCGGCGTCGGCCACCGACGTCCCGCCAAACTTCATAACTGTTGGCCGCATGCTCGTTCGCGAGTAAACCACAGCGGACCCAGCCGGGCAACCGGCTTGCTTGGCAACTCTGCGCTCCCTTACAATCTCAAATTACACCCGCAAAAAGTGAGCACAAACAGAATCTTTTATGAATTTCGATAAAGTCCTAACCAAAGTTTTCGGCAGTAGTAACGAGCGGTTCCTGAAGTCTATCCGGCCCATTGTGGAGGAGATCACCGCGCTCGAGCCCGGGATCGAGAAGCTTTCCGACGAGCAACTCCGCGAGAAGACCGCCTTTTTCAAAGCGCAAATCGCTGACGCCGTCAAAGACACGCGTGACAAAGACCATCGCAAATCCACCGAACAGGAGATTCTGAATGAAATCCTGCCTGAGGCCTTTGCGATCGTGCGTGAAGCAAGCAAACGCACTACCGGCATGCGGCACTTCGATGTGCAAATGATCGGCGGTCTCGTGCTGCACCAGGGGAAGATTGCAGAGATGCGCACCGGCGAAGGCAAGACGCTGGTGGCCACCCTGCCGGTTTACCTGAATGCGCTGACCGGGCGCGGCGTTCACGTGGTGACCGTGAATGATTACTTGGCTTCGCGCGACGCAGAGTGGATGGGACAGATCTATCGCTTCCTGGGTCTGGAAGTCGGCGTGATCCAAAACGACATGGATGATTTCGAGCGGCAGACCGCATACGCCGCCGACATCACCTACGGCACGAACAACGAATTCGGTTTCGATTACCTGCGCGACAACATGAAGTTCGATCTCGCGACGTGCGTACAGCGCGGGCATTACTTTGCCGTGGTTGACGAAGTTGATTCAATCCTGATCGACGAAGCGCGCACGCCGCTAATCATCTCAGGCCCGTCCGAAGAATCTACCGACAAGTACTACCAGGCGAACGCGATCATTCCGCAACTCATTCGCGGGGAAGAGTTGGAAGAAAAGAAGAAGACCGGCGACTACGTAGTTGATGAGAAGAACCACTCGGCAGTCTTGACCGAGGACGGCGTGGATAAGGCTGAGCGGCTGCTGGGCGTCGGTAATCTCTACGATCCGGGCAACATGGAACTGCTGCACTGCGTCGAGCAGGCTTTGAAGGCGCACACGCTTTACCGGCTCGACCACCAGTATGTCGTGCAGGATGGCGAAGTGATCATCGTCGATGACTTCACGGGGCGCTTAATGAAAGGTCGCCGCTGGTCGGATGGATTGCACCAGGCCGTGGAAGCCAAGGAAGGTGTGAAGATCGAACGCGAGAACCAGACGCTCGCCACGATCACTCTGCAGAATTATTTCCGTCTTTACGAAAAACTTTCGGGGATGACTGGTACGGCGGAAACCGAAGCGGCCGAGTTTCATTCGACGTACAAACTCGACGTGATGGTAGTTCCGACGCACATGCCGATGGTTCGCAAGGACAATCCGGACGTGATCTATCGCACGCTGCCTGAGAAATGGGACGCGGTCGTCGAAGAGATCAGAGAGCTGAACCAAAAGGGACAGCCTGTGCTGGTGGGCACGGTGTCGGTGGAAAACTCCGAATTGATTGCGCGCCGTTTGCAGCGCGCCGGCGTCCCGCACAATGTTTTGAACGCCAAGTTTCACGAGCGCGAAGCGGAAATCGTGGCGCAAGCCGGCCGCAAGGGCATGGTGACGATCGCGACGAACATGGCCGGCCGCGGCACGGACATTCTGCTCGGCGGCAATCCCGACTTCATGACGCGCGAGTTCCTCAAGGAACAGGAAGTCGATCCCGACGAAGCGAACGAATCGCAATGGCAGCAGGAATTCCTGAAGGCCAAGCGGATCGTCGAAGCCGAGCACAAGGAAGTTGTATCGCTCGGCGGCCTGCACATCCTCGGCACGGAACGTCACGAGTCGCGGCGCATCGACAATCAGCTTCGCGGTCGTGCCGGTCGCCAGGGCGATCCGGGCTCGTCGCGTTTCTTCCTTTCACTCGAAGACGATCTGATGCGCATCTTCGCCGGCGACAAGGTGAAAGCGTTGATGCAGCGGCTCGGCATGGAGCAAGGCACCGCAATCGAATCGAAGATGGTTTCGAAGCGCATCGCGGCGGCGCAAAAGTCGGTCGAGGGCCGCAACTTCGAAACGCGCAAGCACCTGCTGGAATACGACGACGTCATGAACAAGCAGCGCGAGACGATTTATGGTCTCCGCCGCCAGTTGATGGAAGAACCCGATCAGCGCGAATACCTGGTCGGCGAAACCGGCGTCGCGCGCGATCTGCTTACGGATCTCACAACTAAGTATCTCGACCTGGACGCCTCGCCGGACACGTGGGACATCGAGAATTACAAGGTTCAGATTCACACGATCTACGCGCTCGATCGCGAGCTCGAAGAAATCGATTTCGAAAATTCGTCACCGCAGGAAATCGCGGACTTTCTTTGGGAGAAACTCAAGGGCAAGTACGCCGAGAAGGAAAAGCAGATTGGCGACGAGGCGATGCGCACTTACGAGCGCATCATCATGCTGAACATCATCGATGCGCAGTGGAAAGACCACTTGCTGGCGCTGGATCACCTGAAGCAGGGCATCGGTCTGGTCGGTTACGGCCAGAAGGATCCCCTCGTCGAATACAAGAAAGAAAGCTTCGACATGTTTCAGG
The nucleotide sequence above comes from Pyrinomonadaceae bacterium. Encoded proteins:
- the secA gene encoding preprotein translocase subunit SecA, whose amino-acid sequence is MNFDKVLTKVFGSSNERFLKSIRPIVEEITALEPGIEKLSDEQLREKTAFFKAQIADAVKDTRDKDHRKSTEQEILNEILPEAFAIVREASKRTTGMRHFDVQMIGGLVLHQGKIAEMRTGEGKTLVATLPVYLNALTGRGVHVVTVNDYLASRDAEWMGQIYRFLGLEVGVIQNDMDDFERQTAYAADITYGTNNEFGFDYLRDNMKFDLATCVQRGHYFAVVDEVDSILIDEARTPLIISGPSEESTDKYYQANAIIPQLIRGEELEEKKKTGDYVVDEKNHSAVLTEDGVDKAERLLGVGNLYDPGNMELLHCVEQALKAHTLYRLDHQYVVQDGEVIIVDDFTGRLMKGRRWSDGLHQAVEAKEGVKIERENQTLATITLQNYFRLYEKLSGMTGTAETEAAEFHSTYKLDVMVVPTHMPMVRKDNPDVIYRTLPEKWDAVVEEIRELNQKGQPVLVGTVSVENSELIARRLQRAGVPHNVLNAKFHEREAEIVAQAGRKGMVTIATNMAGRGTDILLGGNPDFMTREFLKEQEVDPDEANESQWQQEFLKAKRIVEAEHKEVVSLGGLHILGTERHESRRIDNQLRGRAGRQGDPGSSRFFLSLEDDLMRIFAGDKVKALMQRLGMEQGTAIESKMVSKRIAAAQKSVEGRNFETRKHLLEYDDVMNKQRETIYGLRRQLMEEPDQREYLVGETGVARDLLTDLTTKYLDLDASPDTWDIENYKVQIHTIYALDRELEEIDFENSSPQEIADFLWEKLKGKYAEKEKQIGDEAMRTYERIIMLNIIDAQWKDHLLALDHLKQGIGLVGYGQKDPLVEYKKESFDMFQAMLDRIDTTTIRSLFNLQVVAEESPEEIQRRRLAARRRGGMQFTGPNQGATAAGEEAGKTKTIVRDQPKVGRNDPCPCGSGKKYKKCHGTT
- the lysC gene encoding lysine-sensitive aspartokinase 3, which translates into the protein MRPTVMKFGGTSVADAGAFRNVAAIVKAAETGRPIVVTSAIGGFTNALLASVESAVAGDARAARPLDEWFARHEMIATELLADDSRGTFATAITDARKEIRQLFKIIASYPVTSPPLQDQIVAYGELLASQLLASVLHAHGLRAQFVDARDCIKTDENYGNAAPLTDTSGAIQERFKRLANDEIPVLGGFIGSTERGVTTTLGRGGSDYTAAIVGAALDAREIQIWTDVSGVLTADPRVVPDAQTIPILSYQEAAELAYFGAKVLHPKTIQPAIDKSIPVRVCNSHAPADEGTLIVAESEAAPLTIKAIAHKNGVTTVQVTSARMLGAYGFLRALFEIFDRHRTAVDVVTTSEVSVSLSIDDACALPELVPDLERLGSVEVEKDRTIISVVGEGLRNTPGIAGRVFSVIHDINVSMISVGASSVNLTFMVDAAQATEAINRLHRVCFEGTVSEPRADRGPHAGSPRGVVGATGS